tttttttttttttttttggagggggggtcgAAAACCGCGCGTCTAGCGGCCACCTCGTCTTCTGCGACGTCCGGTAAGGAAGGGGGGAACACGACgggggagtaaaaaaaaaagcgagaatTTGGACTCACCTCCTCCCGAGAGTCGCTGCGCGCCGCCGCTCCGGTGCTGAAAAGAACAGCGCACGCCGCGCGCAGCGCGCCACCGCCAagcgcgcccccccccccatcccaaaaaaaaaaaatcctccctcCGCCCTGATTGGTCCCCcggacaccccccccctcctctctcatcTCAGCCCCTTTCCAGCATCACGGGATGGAGACCACGGAGGCTTGAGgaacgggttttttttttttttttgctaaatcaCATTCCATAGAGTGGAgtggtcaacacacacacacacacacacactcagcacgtGTGTTCCAGGTGCACCAGTGAAACAGaactgggggggaaaaaagttggGAGGAATCATCAAAATCTCTAATGCATGCAgtagcttttattttattttttttcctcctccagtTTAATTCCCCCAGTAACGTGGCTGGATTtgctgcggaaaaaaaaaagatgcttcaAGACGCCTTGAATGTCGAGGTTGAGGGCCGTGGCGCGATCGGAAACACTTTCAACTGCGGAACAGGCGGGTTGTTCACTGTGGGCGGGCGAGCATGCGCGGCGCGACGGCGACATCTAGCGTCCGGACACGGGAACGACAGGCGGCGCTGTCAACTTTATTGACACCAGGTACCAGGGAACATCACACGCTGCAGTTAAATTCTTATTCTGGGTCACCACcgccaccgtaacaactacagcttcagggattttcaaatgcaCCAGTAGCATCTTAATCTACCACTaagtaccatctgacctctacaactcatacaaaatgcagcagcacgactgatcttcaaccttcccaaattctcccacaccgcccctctgctacgttccctccactggctcccagtagctgcacgcatcaggttcaaaatactgatgctggcctacaaagccaaacatggagtagcaccatcctacctccagtactgctggttgtaagtcgttctggataagggcatctgccaaatgccttaaatgtaaatcataatggacacacacaatgtacaccATCACAccggactacactttggacttcaccaggacttttttttttcttactggacaatcacaaaccctgcactgacgcCACTTGCAGGGTCActttaccctggaagggggtccctctctgtatcactccttcccaacgtttcttcctttcttttttctctctccttcgagtttttccttgtgcgcagaagggtgaagtgtggggggtgtcaactgtagggccggtcaaagcccattgagacatactgtatgtgattttgggctatataagaaataaatgttgctggtGTCCTCCCGGGGCATGACACAAAAAGGAAGACAAGAGTTCAAGATTAAAATGAACGTTTAATCGGTTAAATGTGGCAGACGGTATAAGGAAGTAATACAAGCACTACGTTTTTGGTGAAAAATTAGCAGTCAgatttaaaaagttaaataaaggCAGTGTAGGTGGGGAGTTTTTTTTCAGGCCTGGTGGCATTTTTTGCACCGCTATAGAGCTTTGCAGTTCCAGGCAGTTCTTCCTTCACCGGACTATGACGGAGTCTCTGTAGAAGTCGCTGAGGGCTGGAATCTGGCCGCTGTATACGTCACCCCCAGTTATCAGCCCAAAGGGGGACTAAATAGCCATAACCATCCACCCACCAAAACCTCCAACAACAAGCAGCTGAGCATCAGACCTGGACCATGGAATGATTTCTATGAGACTTTGCAGATGTTTGGGTGTGGGTGAGTTGTTTATCTAGGGAGGACGTGGCATCAGGATGCACTGCAGGAAGAAGGTAAAGCAGTGAAAACCGTGGGATGCTGTGGGCTGTGTATTCAAATTATCCAAAAAATAGCTGGGGTCAAAagaatattaatgtatttaatgaatatCATTAAATACCGCTATGCCACACTACCCCTGCAGAATATAAAGTAGGTCTGAGCCAAGGTGTCTGTTGCCTTCAccttcttcacaaaaaaaaaaaaaaaaagccaaatagcTGAAGGGGCCAGATGTGGGAGAAGCCAAGGGGCGTGGccacaaacacaaatgaacTGTCATGCCATGCATGAAAAATTCAATTTTACGTCTAAAAAAAGTTGCCTAAAAAAAGCATTGATTCCAGTAGTCATTACATTTGATGTGCagtacatagaaaaaaaaaaggccacgtacacagaaatgttttattactgTGAATAGCAGGGCATTCATATAGTGTAGAATACATTCATCTTGCCTAGAAAGTAAATGGGACCTGAACATCAGTTAGTCTAGCGCTTGCAGCAGGTTTGGCCAGAAAGCCTGGGAAGACTCTAATAAACTCTACTTGGAAGGTCTACGGCTACGCCAACTTAGGAAGTTAAAGAAGACCGAAATGAGGCAGGAGGGGAGGAGAAAAGAAACTTGCCGTGGCAGACCGCTCTAAGATCGGGCACAGTGGCGCCTTAAaggtaaaatgttaaaaacaaactACATCGCTTTACATTTTGATAGGCTAGAGaggacattttattacaaaaaaaaagtttaaaaaagggAAACAAAAGAAATCTGCAGCAATTCATCTTACATTTCTCATGCTTCGAACAAAGGTTTTACCCATCTTCCCATTCAGCTCAAATTTCTGTTCTTCTGGCTCAATTTGGGGCAgtgggagaagaaaaaaaaaaaaaaaaaaaaaaactaaattaagcACCGGTGAGCACCGGGTAGTCCAAAGCAAACCTACGTggtgatttttatttgtatttttttttttcacttcggCTCTAAATCCTCTAAAACGGGATTTTGGAATACGAGCGATGGTTTTAGGGTAGAGTGCGACTCCTCCCACTCCAAGGTCCCATGCAGACAGTGAAACCGGAGATGCAGCTTGATGTCAAGGGGACGGAGGGTGGAGGAGGTCCCTGCCGGTGTCCGGGAAGGGAGTGGTTTCAATTCACGAGGTCCAATTTATTCTATGAGAACAAATGTGCCGTTGACCAATCACAGCTGTGCTCAACCGCGATACACTTAAAGGCTGTGGGCTAGCAGACGACAGGAGAaaactataaacacacacacacacaactttcagCCTGGTCGTCCCATCTAGAAACATTCTACAGGCCTCCGTTCAGTTCGTTCATTTCATCTCGAAAAACTGTAAAAGCTATAGACCAGTGTTTCTGTAGGTGGATTTCACGCTTTGCACTATTTACAAGTCCAGTTTAAACTCCATCAGGTTCCTGCAAGTCCCCGGCGACATACGTTGTTCCCAGTGGTCCAGTGTTTGTGCGCATCATATGTACCTGGGGACaatctggaaagaaaaaaaataaaataaaataatcaaatatgtgagctaagaaaaagaaaattttcATGAAGTTAAACTTGAAGAAGAAACAggagtttggggggggggggggggggggggggtgacctCTTATATCTTTTGTGTTTTGGTCTAAATCCACGGTCCATGGATATTGGGACAAATGAAAGGACATGGCTgaactgttttaattaaaagtggCTTGGACACTCCTCCCTCCTGCTCTTCATCGTGTTCGGGACCAGCCTGAGTGGAGCATAAGGCTCAGGGCAAACACCAGGCTTCTTCCCCCCCATGGAGAAcctttcaaaaacacacatttaacccCCCCCATTTATTTTTCAGCACTCACTGCAATAAACGGAAGCACCACTAGTTGGAGCCGTCTTACTGCGCTCAAGTGTTCAAGCGAACTTAATATGCAATGCTTGTGGGTTTTATCATCCCccctccaaaataataattcgAAACATTAAATTTGAgtggaaattaaataaatagaaacatgTGTAACTACAGATATACATCAGTTCTACCTTACCAGCAACTATATAAAAACGACAATGTTCTTAACCATGACACAATAAGATCCCACAATAAtcgtgtccagggggggactgaactactgattgtaagtcgctctggataagggagtctgataaatgccgtaaatgtaaataaactgaCTTCTTGATggtttttttgcatgttatgAAACACGGCTACAGGTAAGACGTACCAGAGCAGAGCTTTCGACCGCGTGCTGACCCCCTGGGATCGGCTCTCCTCCGTGTTGGCGTTCCGGTGGCTCCTCTTGTGCGTCTCCAGGTACAGCTTCTTGGCGAAGGCCCGACCACACATGTCGCAGGCGTGCAAGGAGAAGTTCTTGGTCACCTTGACCTCTGTGCTGGACTCCATCTCCTCGGACTCGTCCTTAATGACCACAGCGATCAGCGAGGTATTGTCCCTGGACTCGTCCACCGAGGCGGCGTCTTTGCCGGAGTCCGGCGCGAACGTGGACAGCGTCTGGTTGGACAGGGCCAGGCCCTGCTTGCGCGTGACGGGCGCCGAAGTTTCGGACCGGCGCGTGACCGGGGGCGACTGCTGCTCGAGGACCTCCTCTTTCGACTGGCCGCGCTTGGAGCCGCCGAGCACCAACTCGGCCGGCTTCTTCACCGCGCGGCTCTCCAGGTTGGGCATGATCTTGGCGAGGAAGGAGTTGGTCTTCCGGTGGACCACGGTGATGTGGCGCAGGACGTCGCGCTTGCGCCTGGACTCGTAGCAGCACAGCGGGCAGCGGTAGAACTTGATGAAGATGTCGTTGCCGTTGTCCGTGTGCAGCTCGATGTGCTTGGTCAGGTTCTGCCGCGAGCTGAACTGCCGCTTGCACAGCTTGCAGAAGAGCTGCTTGAAGTCGAAGCCCACGGAGAGCTTGGCCTTGCGGGGCGGGGCGCCGCCCTCCTCCGGCTCGCCGGGCCTCTTCTTCCGGCCCCGCCTCGGGGCGTCGCCGGACGACGTGGGGCTGGAGTCCGGGGTGCCGGCTTTGGCGGCCTTTTTGGGGGAGGCGGGCGGGGCGTCCTTCTTGGGCTGGACGCTGATCTTGTGGACGAAGCGCATGTGCCTCTTCAGCCGGCCCTGGGAGCTGTACTTCCTCTTGCACAGCAGGCACCGGCAGCCCGCCAGGTTGTACGCCGGCTGGGCCGCGCCCTTCTTCGGCCCCCGGGTCGGGgaggggggcggcggcggcggcttgGGGGCGGGCGTGGCCTCCAGAGAGAGCGGCTGCCCGGGCTTGGTGGCGATGTCGGGCGTGATGAGGTCCCGGCGCAGGCCCCGGTGGACCTCGTCGAAGTGGCGCCGCACGTTGGCCTTCGTGGCGAAGGCCTTGCCGCAGACGGGGCAGCTCTTGCCGTTGGGCTTGGCCGAGGTGCGGTTGCCGTGGCGATCCTTCACCACGGACAGGAGGCTGATGGGAACCGTCCGCGTCTCGGTGAACTTGCGCAGCTCCTCCAGGCGGCGCTGGTGCGCCTTGCGGCAGTGGCGGCGGATGCTGCGGCGCGAGTTGAAGTCCCTTCCGCACAGGCAGCAGGTGATGATCACATCCTCGACCCCGCTGTTCGACTCTTCATCCACGGCCCCATTTCCTGCGTTTTCTTCCTCGCCcctgctctcttcctcctcctcctcctgttcctcctgttcctgctcctcttcttcttcttcctcctcctcctcctcaggctCCTGTTGCTCTTCAACCCCTTTATCTGCATTCTCCACTGCTTCTtccacgtcctcctccatgTTGttgttctcctcttcctcttctacATCTTCCTTCATCccctgttcttcttcttcttcttcttcttctttctcctcCCCCTCTTCATTCTCGCCATCCTCCCTCCGTATTCTGGTCTGAGTAGTTTCCGTGTACCTCTTGGGTCCCTGCTTTCTCCGGTTCTTCTTGCTCGGCTGCTCCGGAGGCGGAGACTCTGGCTGGACGCTCACCACCTCCTCCGTGGTGACGTGCTGGAACATGGCGTTCTGGTTCCCGTCAATGGGCTCCATCGCCACCACATAATCCTGCCTGTCCGGACGGGGGTAGATGGAGTCCAGGAGCTGTTTCAAGGCCAAGGTCTGCTGGGTGTCTCCTGCGGGCCCTGCTGGGAACGAAAACAACAGTCGTGGTGAAATTGTGGTTTTAGCTCCACTTCATCTctggacacatgcacacagtgacGAGCTCTGAGAGATGACGATGGCCACTCAGTGCAAAGAGAAACGTTTGATCGCCGCAAGAGCCGACTCGGCTCGCTATGTAGCCGGTACAGAGGCCTTGTGGTGTCCGATACCCCGAAAGTTACTGTGGTAACTTAGCAACTGGATAGGCAACTCCTAACACCGGAATAACCTGTGCCGCTAAAAATAAATTCCATATTAATAATCACGAGTCGCTGAAAATGAGATGAACTGGAGCCCTCCCCCCTCCATATCACCATGTTCAGGAGAAATGTGTTCTTCACACTACCTGCAGAACCTCAAACTGAAATACGAGAAAACATTTCCGGGTCAAGTGAACTGAAATGAAACGGTGGGAATTCCAGGcgaggacaggacaggaagaGAGACGTGGACCTACCCTCGGGGTCGGGCGGTTTGGAGAAGCAGTAGAACTCCTTGTGCGTGATGAGGTTGGGCAGGCCGCGGAACAGGCTGCGGCACAGCTTGCACTCGAAGATGGTGTCCACCTCCCTCAGCAGGATGTGGCGGAGCTGTGGGGTTCCTGCACGGGACAGCAGGGGGGCGCCGTTAGCCCCAGGAACGCTGGAACAGTTCACGGAAGAAAGAGAGGACGGTAGCTACCTGAACGGAAGCACTCTATGATCTGCTGGATCCCGGACTTGGACGTCTGCAGCTGCTTCTGAAGCAGGGGTGGGTCTCCGGGTTCAACCTCGTACACTGGAGTGCACAGGATTTTAGACAACGCAAAGAAATCTggtaaatttacagcatttaccagacgcccttatccagagcgacttacaatcagtagttacagggacagtccccccctggagacactcagggttaagagtcttgctcagggacacgatggtagtaagtggggtttgaacctgggtctcctggttcatatgccagtgtgttacccactaggctactaccacccttttatgTGTGCGAGTACATAAAAGAAGTCTTGATCAAAGAAATGTGAGCACATGCACACCTAATACTGGCGTCTAATAAAAGCCAAGTGAAAACTACAGTTCAAACAAAAGGCAGATGACCATGATTATGATGTACTTGACCAAAACATATTGATCTTGTTGGGAGCAATGGATGGAGTGCAAAGACGAACGGTGTTAAAAAGGGCGGTGGCGGCAGGATTTATCGGCTCGCCAGTGGTGGGCGAGGCAGGCCTGTACGAAAGCTTTACGATTTCCTGCGGGTATTTCCTCCagctgaggggggggggtcttaaAAAGCTGCCGGCGACTGGGAAATCACCCCAAGCCCGATCCCTGACCGTGCACGAACCCAACGGTCAACCAGCTGACCCTCACGGGCCTGGGTGTGACCTGTGCTATTCTGAAGGGGAATGAAGAAGATCTGGAGAAGAGCAGCATTTGGCTGttctaaattttatttttcacggAATCAACTTTCTAAAacgaaaaaatatatatatgttttttttttaaatcagacaaATCGTGCACGGAACCATTTTAATGGTTTACCATGGAGATGTTCTATATGTTGCACACAAGAAAACTACACACAGCCCCACCCCCGCCTCTCAACACACACTGGCACTAATGAAACGGGACAGGTCCCACTGATCCCCCGTGGTCAAGGGGGCAGAGTTCAGCCAATCGGCTGCGCAGACGCAGGACACGCAGGGGTATTAACCATTTAAAGGCGGGAGAGATTACCAGTTACCGGGTTAACAGAACCGTCTGTGGCTGGGTGCCGACCCGGATCCGACATGTGGTGCTGGCTAGGGCTGGAAGGCCAAATTTACTTTAAAACAGCCTCTTACAGAAACAGCTACAACCTTTGGGTCTATGGGGGaaccacaaaaataaaaaaaaagtcttaccGTATCTAGTCAAATCAGGCGAGGATTCAACGGAACTAGAGGAGCTGTCGCCTCTAGAGGCGCGCGGAGGTATTACAGCATGGGGACATGTCCCAGTAATGCAATACATGGAAAttactggacttttttttctttttttgaataaacattttttacactGTGTCAACATTGCAATAATTCGGCATTTCTGATATACTGTCCTGTCCTTGCACAACACTACAGGGTTAACTTTCCTGcgttttcacatttttttgtaccTTCACCTTATGCTCATGCTCTGACAATGAAGATGAAGTAAACCTGATCGTGAACTTGTGACATAAAATTTCCATAATCATGGGCCATGTTGGGTTAAGGGTTGGAGGTGGGGACACGACACCAGTCTTTCCCACAGAGCAATgaccactaaaaaaaaaaaaaaaattcctgcaaTCGCCGGCATACCCCTTTAAGACCCTCAGGTTTGGGAGACATTAGAGGACATGAAAGTCTGAAATAGACCCTTCAATAGCTTAGAGCTGCATGACTACttataaattaatgaaagaatGAAGGAACTAACAACGTCTGACATTACAGCATATGTCAAAGTATGAAATGATGCATGTCAGcagagggaggaagaaaaaaaaaaaaaaaagtcattcgaATGGCGTACttgtaaaatgtcaaaatgtaattttaatatcatatcaattatataatttatgttgTATCAATTATTTACTGATTCAATTATTATAACCAAccaaaaaacactgaaaaagaaatCTAATTACTGTGTCTTGAAATCCTGATTAATGaactaataaaatatttcattaaaccCTAGGGGTCGGTTTCCTAGTCTTAGATGAGGAGATTTTGGAAAAAATCAGTCTGTGAATGGGAAACTCATCCAAGATGTTAAGGCATTATCAATAAGAGAGAACCTACCTGAAGAGCCATGATCTTCTGTCTGGCAGCCTTTGTCGCTCATGAGGCTGTTATCTAGTTTGGGCGTGGTCATCTCCATCTCCTCATTCATCAACAGGTCTCTGGAACACAAGGGACAAAACTTATCAACTGACGGGCAGCGTTAGATCGATTCGCAGTTTGTCAGATTGTGGTGGCCACAGATGCGTTCAGATATTAATATCTGCTTCCTGCATGTCTACCTCCGAAAAAACAGACGATCAGATGCaccacactgaaacacacacacacacacacacacacacacacacacaacttactTATGCTTTTGTCATCATGACAACTTACACCGCTGACTGTGATACTGTTATGCAAATGAAGCGGCCATTGAAGCTTTGAAAAGTGCTACTTGGACGAGCCCCacttggagtgtgtgtgtgtgtgtgtgtgtgtggggttaaCAAAAGCAGGGGAAAAACAATGGCAGTTTACACACTGGAACACGATCTGCGTCTCTCCAAAAAGACACAGCACCGGGAAAAGCTCAAGTGCCCGACAACGTTTTTTAATTAGAGGGAAGAACTCAATTCAACGCAGCCTCTCGGGAACTATTCGTGCATCGAGCCAGATGAGCAGTACCACCGCGCAACACTGGGTGGAGTCCAACCCCACAAAACTGACACCAAACTCGGCAGAATGGAGAACCATGAGCCTTGAATGACCACCGACCGGCACAAAAGCTAACAAGCAAATATTGCAATctatatttttcaaaatggctaaagaaaaaaacaattattcagTCACTCAAAATTATTCAATGTGAGACAAAGGATGCCTTAACGTCATTGCATGATTGTACTGTGTAGAACAGCCGTGTAAAAAACATgggtggctttaaaaaaaaaaaagagcacaaatattcaaatgataAAGTGTTCATGCTATTGCAGCAACGTTGTGCATATATCTAATATCcagaaacacataaaaaaaaaaaattccataaaaATGTTAACTTCATGAATTCTATCCTGCAGTTTATTCAGCTCCAGTGTTCTAGTGTAGGGTTGTGAAGGGGACATTTCAGTTTtgcataataatgtaataaaactgaataaaaatggaaaaaaagagacaaaaaacaaAGTCACACAAGCTAAGACGAGCCtccatcaaataaaataataatcatatttacCACAAATACGGCAATGGCGGAGGATACAAACCCGCTCAATCACCACAGATGACTAAAATGCCGTGGAAATACATTAAAGCGCAACACAGCAATATTCTGAAAAACCAAGACACCCCTACCATCGGTAATCTGCCAAGCAGCACCATTACGTTAATAATTACATTCCGCACTAAAACCGGTTTAAAAGCCGGATGCCGCTTTGGATGAAAAGTGCCCGCCGACTGCATGTAATTTCACAAAACATGAACGAAACTTGGCCAAAGTTCAGACGACCAGGTGATCCACGTCCGTAACCACCAGAACATCCAAACACTGTTATTGTAAGGCACCGTCATTACTACTTTACAACTACTAATTAACTACTATTTTATGCAGCCACGTCGCTTTTAGTTCACATGGCTACTGATGCTGCCAGTCCCGTACCAAACAGAAGCCACAAAAGTACGTGTGTGGGAAAGGATTGGAAGTTGGTTGCTgtgctctgattggccagttcGGCTTCAGCGCTGAACTGTTGCagcgttctgattggccagcgCCTACCGTACCCATCATGCACGTGATACAAATAATGCCAacgtttctctctttcttttttttaccgttTCCACGTATTACGAGCGAAGAGAAGCACTTTCTGTAGAACCTGCGTGGAGGTCGCAGGGTCGGAGGAGCCTGGTTCCACTCACGGGTCACATGGTCTGTAGGATGCCGCTGTTCGCAGCATCTTCACGGCCACGCGAAATCACTTCCTTGcgcaaaaaaaccccaaaagacgggacaaaaaaaaacgggaaaCGCGGAAAGCGGAACGACTCCCGACCACCCTCCGACATGTGACCCGACCCCGTCCAGGCCGCGTGGGTGCCGATTCGCCCC
The Denticeps clupeoides chromosome 15, fDenClu1.1, whole genome shotgun sequence DNA segment above includes these coding regions:
- the znf800b gene encoding zinc finger protein 800b — translated: MNEEMEMTTPKLDNSLMSDKGCQTEDHGSSVYEVEPGDPPLLQKQLQTSKSGIQQIIECFRSGTPQLRHILLREVDTIFECKLCRSLFRGLPNLITHKEFYCFSKPPDPEGPAGDTQQTLALKQLLDSIYPRPDRQDYVVAMEPIDGNQNAMFQHVTTEEVVSVQPESPPPEQPSKKNRRKQGPKRYTETTQTRIRREDGENEEGEEKEEEEEEEEQGMKEDVEEEEENNNMEEDVEEAVENADKGVEEQQEPEEEEEEEEEEEQEQEEQEEEEEESRGEEENAGNGAVDEESNSGVEDVIITCCLCGRDFNSRRSIRRHCRKAHQRRLEELRKFTETRTVPISLLSVVKDRHGNRTSAKPNGKSCPVCGKAFATKANVRRHFDEVHRGLRRDLITPDIATKPGQPLSLEATPAPKPPPPPPSPTRGPKKGAAQPAYNLAGCRCLLCKRKYSSQGRLKRHMRFVHKISVQPKKDAPPASPKKAAKAGTPDSSPTSSGDAPRRGRKKRPGEPEEGGAPPRKAKLSVGFDFKQLFCKLCKRQFSSRQNLTKHIELHTDNGNDIFIKFYRCPLCCYESRRKRDVLRHITVVHRKTNSFLAKIMPNLESRAVKKPAELVLGGSKRGQSKEEVLEQQSPPVTRRSETSAPVTRKQGLALSNQTLSTFAPDSGKDAASVDESRDNTSLIAVVIKDESEEMESSTEVKVTKNFSLHACDMCGRAFAKKLYLETHKRSHRNANTEESRSQGVSTRSKALL